The following are encoded together in the Planococcus antarcticus DSM 14505 genome:
- a CDS encoding ABC transporter substrate-binding protein: MKKQWLLLVTLIGLLILSACSESTIPEGTTSGEGTTSSEAVEQEVIYASTTDAVGLSPILTNDSVSSSVMSQIYENLFERNPETMELEPKLAESYENTDELTWVIKLKEGIEFQDGTPFNAEAVKYTFEKLIDPATAAPRASLLEPIDTVTAIDETTVEIKTKYPYGPLLAALSHSNAAIISPTADEAQDLMQEPVGTGPFKFASWNQGDQIVLEKNEDYWDGAPDLDRVTYKVVPEISTAISMLQTGEVNFIDALPSEQLSRVESLENVEVTKKEGTPVYYLTFNHSEERNQNPDFRKAVASAIDRDAFVEKLNGLGVRSDSILGPQVFGYEESADNGGTAYDPEAAKQLVEENGFGDEPIKLLAANRDNFILMAEIVQAQLTEAGFNVEIETMEWATFLDTARAGEYDLTFLSWSNVTSDGSEMFYPNFHSDNIGASNRAQYSNPEFDKLVEASRTTVDQQERKSYLAEANQLMLDEDAAIVMYHGVVTAATDQSIQGLQLDPNGQWFLQNVTRE; the protein is encoded by the coding sequence ATGAAGAAACAATGGTTGCTTTTAGTAACATTAATTGGATTACTGATTTTAAGTGCATGCTCGGAAAGCACAATTCCGGAAGGTACGACGAGCGGAGAAGGTACAACTTCTTCAGAAGCTGTAGAGCAGGAAGTAATTTACGCTTCTACAACAGACGCCGTGGGACTGTCTCCGATCTTGACGAACGATTCGGTATCTTCGAGTGTCATGTCACAGATTTATGAAAATTTGTTTGAGCGTAATCCTGAAACAATGGAACTTGAACCGAAATTAGCTGAATCCTATGAAAATACAGATGAGCTGACATGGGTCATCAAGTTGAAAGAAGGCATTGAATTTCAAGATGGCACACCATTTAATGCCGAAGCAGTAAAATATACATTTGAAAAATTGATAGATCCGGCTACTGCAGCACCCCGTGCTTCTTTGCTAGAACCGATTGATACCGTCACAGCAATTGACGAAACAACTGTAGAAATAAAAACAAAATACCCGTACGGACCTTTATTAGCTGCATTGTCCCACTCGAATGCAGCGATTATTTCTCCTACTGCTGATGAAGCACAGGACTTGATGCAAGAGCCTGTAGGCACAGGGCCTTTCAAATTTGCTAGCTGGAATCAGGGAGATCAAATTGTATTGGAAAAAAATGAAGATTACTGGGACGGAGCTCCAGATTTGGATAGAGTGACATACAAAGTGGTACCTGAAATTTCAACGGCTATTTCTATGCTGCAAACCGGTGAAGTGAATTTTATCGATGCCTTGCCGTCAGAACAATTATCACGTGTTGAATCTTTAGAAAACGTGGAAGTGACGAAAAAAGAGGGGACACCAGTTTATTACCTGACATTCAATCATTCGGAAGAACGTAATCAGAACCCAGATTTCCGAAAAGCGGTGGCGAGCGCAATTGATCGCGATGCTTTCGTTGAAAAACTAAATGGATTGGGTGTTAGAAGCGACAGTATTCTTGGACCGCAAGTGTTCGGTTATGAAGAATCAGCAGACAACGGCGGAACCGCCTACGATCCGGAAGCGGCTAAACAATTGGTGGAAGAAAATGGATTTGGTGATGAGCCAATCAAATTACTCGCTGCCAATCGAGACAACTTTATCCTGATGGCTGAAATCGTACAAGCCCAATTGACGGAAGCTGGATTCAATGTAGAAATTGAAACAATGGAATGGGCAACTTTCCTTGATACAGCTCGTGCAGGTGAATATGATCTGACATTCTTGAGCTGGTCTAATGTAACAAGTGACGGTTCTGAAATGTTCTATCCGAACTTCCATTCTGATAACATCGGTGCTTCAAACCGTGCGCAATACAGCAATCCTGAATTTGACAAACTTGTTGAAGCATCCCGTACTACAGTTGACCAGCAAGAACGTAAAAGCTATCTGGCAGAAGCGAATCAATTGATGCTCGATGAAGATGCAGCCATTGTCATGTACCACGGCGTAGTGACTGCTGCTACAGATCAATCGATCCAAGGTCTTCAATTAGACCCTAACGGCCAATGGTTCTTACAAAATGTAACAAGAGAGTAG
- a CDS encoding ABC transporter permease, with translation MTTAETIESKPKKREKYYITTIRRLFKNKLAIVGLIIVILQILIAIFAPFITIHDPIRQNLASSQMPVFSEGHWLGTDNYGRDVWSRIVYGARISLVVGSVAVVLGLVGGIILGMLAGYYRKMDAIIMRFVDLLFSFPGILLAMLIIAILGTSLVNVAIAISIWSIPTCARIVRGSVLSIKEKEYIMAMRSMGASDLRIMVRHILPNASAPIIVFATMRMATAILSTAALSYLGLGAQPPTPEWGAMISQGQDFMWSSPHLTIVPGIAIMLTVFAFNVLGDGLRDALDPNMDLQQ, from the coding sequence ATGACAACGGCCGAAACTATTGAGTCGAAACCTAAAAAAAGAGAAAAATATTATATTACAACTATCCGGCGATTGTTTAAAAATAAACTAGCTATTGTCGGACTGATTATTGTCATTCTGCAGATTTTAATCGCAATATTTGCGCCGTTCATTACCATCCATGACCCCATCAGACAAAATTTAGCAAGCAGTCAAATGCCGGTTTTCAGTGAAGGACATTGGTTGGGGACAGATAATTATGGACGAGACGTTTGGAGCCGAATTGTCTACGGGGCAAGGATTTCCCTTGTTGTGGGAAGTGTTGCTGTAGTTTTGGGACTTGTCGGTGGCATTATACTCGGAATGCTGGCAGGCTATTATCGGAAAATGGATGCTATCATCATGCGATTTGTAGATCTGCTGTTTTCATTTCCAGGGATTTTGCTGGCTATGCTGATCATTGCAATTCTTGGCACAAGCCTAGTAAATGTAGCAATTGCAATTAGTATCTGGTCGATACCTACCTGCGCCCGTATTGTCAGGGGATCCGTATTGTCGATAAAAGAAAAAGAATACATTATGGCAATGCGTTCAATGGGGGCCTCTGATCTTCGTATTATGGTACGTCATATTTTGCCGAACGCTTCGGCTCCGATTATCGTTTTTGCTACCATGCGGATGGCTACAGCGATCTTATCAACAGCCGCTCTCAGTTATTTAGGCCTCGGTGCCCAGCCGCCGACACCTGAATGGGGGGCGATGATCTCGCAGGGACAGGATTTCATGTGGTCATCACCGCATTTGACCATCGTTCCGGGGATTGCTATTATGCTGACTGTTTTTGCTTTTAATGTATTAGGCGATGGCCTTCGGGACGCGCTTGATCCAAATATGGATTTACAACAATAA
- the nikB gene encoding nickel ABC transporter permease, with translation MIALIIRRALQLLFLLFGISFLVFSSMYIAPGDPAAVIGGPTATESDITAIRDNLGLNDPFLTQYARYVGNAVQGDFGYSYQTTQPVANAIMIRFPNTLKLAIASMIVAIIIGVITGLISALKQNSWLDISATTFALAGISIPNFWLGALLILVFAVNLQWLPVGGMSNPFYTIDGIKELILPAITLGTGSAAMIARMTRSSMLEVIRADYVRTARAKGVKEKNVIWIHTLKNAMIPIITVIGLNFGFLLGGTIITEKVFAINGVGRLMIDAIAARDFPMVQGSVLLVATLFVVVNLIVDIVYTYIDPRIKYE, from the coding sequence TTGATCGCTTTAATAATACGCCGAGCTTTGCAATTGCTGTTCTTGTTGTTCGGTATTTCATTTCTTGTGTTTTCTTCAATGTACATTGCTCCGGGAGATCCGGCTGCTGTTATTGGGGGACCAACAGCTACAGAATCAGATATTACAGCGATTCGAGATAATCTCGGATTGAATGATCCCTTTCTTACTCAATATGCAAGATATGTAGGGAACGCAGTCCAGGGAGACTTTGGATATTCTTATCAAACTACTCAACCAGTAGCAAATGCGATTATGATTCGGTTTCCTAATACCTTGAAATTAGCAATTGCCAGTATGATTGTGGCAATAATTATCGGAGTTATTACTGGGTTGATCTCCGCATTGAAACAAAATTCTTGGCTGGATATCTCTGCAACCACCTTTGCATTAGCTGGTATATCGATTCCTAACTTCTGGCTGGGTGCTTTGTTGATTTTGGTGTTTGCTGTAAATCTTCAGTGGCTGCCGGTTGGCGGAATGTCGAATCCTTTTTATACAATTGATGGCATTAAAGAATTAATTTTGCCGGCAATCACTCTTGGGACAGGTTCTGCAGCTATGATTGCACGGATGACCAGATCTTCCATGCTGGAAGTAATTCGTGCAGATTATGTTCGGACTGCACGGGCAAAAGGTGTTAAAGAAAAAAATGTAATATGGATCCATACTTTGAAAAATGCCATGATTCCAATCATCACAGTAATTGGATTGAATTTCGGTTTCTTGCTCGGTGGCACAATCATTACTGAGAAAGTATTTGCCATTAACGGTGTCGGGCGTTTAATGATTGATGCAATTGCAGCCCGGGATTTCCCGATGGTGCAAGGTTCCGTTTTACTCGTAGCAACCTTGTTTGTAGTAGTGAATTTAATCGTGGATATCGTTTATACGTATATTGATCCACGCATCAAATACGAGTAG
- a CDS encoding Lrp/AsnC family transcriptional regulator: MRLDDIDRKILALLTANGRISYVDIGKELNLSRVAIRERVHQLTETGVIESFTVVINSEKVGKKVSGFFEVDCEPASLVEVAQALADNPSVASCYQMTGPSTLHMHVLVDDFTDLEKFINEELYALEGITRVESHILLRRFKSRTGMKL; the protein is encoded by the coding sequence ATGAGATTAGATGATATTGATCGAAAGATATTAGCGTTATTGACTGCAAATGGCCGAATTTCATATGTGGATATTGGCAAAGAGTTAAATCTATCCCGTGTGGCCATTCGTGAGAGAGTTCACCAGTTAACGGAAACAGGAGTCATCGAAAGTTTTACAGTGGTGATCAATAGTGAAAAAGTCGGTAAAAAAGTCTCTGGTTTTTTCGAAGTAGATTGCGAGCCTGCTTCACTGGTAGAAGTGGCTCAAGCCTTGGCGGATAACCCGAGTGTTGCCAGCTGTTATCAGATGACAGGTCCATCCACTCTTCACATGCATGTACTGGTAGATGATTTTACCGATCTCGAAAAATTCATTAATGAAGAACTCTATGCCCTTGAAGGAATAACCAGAGTTGAAAGCCATATCCTTCTCCGGCGCTTTAAGAGCCGCACGGGTATGAAACTATAA
- a CDS encoding GNAT family N-acetyltransferase, with translation MGFDGIPQLYEKVSEIQKSTETFAGYSEEQLQGVISFQIDEGILAIHRLVVSPTYFRKGIGKRLVEYLLEHYKGYEFVVSTGTANKPAIALYTAYGFQEQRLIEVAPGIHCTQYSLSN, from the coding sequence ATGGGCTTTGACGGAATTCCACAACTTTATGAAAAAGTCTCTGAAATTCAGAAAAGCACTGAAACGTTTGCTGGTTATAGTGAAGAGCAGTTGCAGGGGGTCATATCATTTCAAATCGATGAAGGCATCTTAGCTATTCACCGGCTGGTAGTTAGCCCGACCTATTTTCGTAAAGGCATTGGCAAGCGGCTGGTGGAATATTTGCTCGAGCATTATAAAGGCTACGAGTTCGTAGTTAGCACCGGCACCGCAAATAAACCGGCAATTGCCCTTTATACGGCCTACGGCTTCCAGGAACAGCGCTTAATAGAAGTGGCTCCCGGCATCCACTGTACCCAATACAGTTTGAGCAATTAA
- a CDS encoding patatin-like phospholipase family protein: MKSGLVLEGGGMRGVYTGGVLEKLLEEGIFVDYVIGVSAGACHASSYISRQNGRNREVTIGYVNHPEYISVKNFLVKRELFGMDLIFDEIPNSLVPFDYDRFNDATEEFVVGATDCLTGGAVYFEKPNRPEDMLAIVRASSSLPLMSHPVEFDGKYLMDGSIADPLPIRKALSDGVTKPIIVLTREKGYRKKRSRFARILPAFVKQYPTIAKTMENRHLYYNDTMEFIEQLENQGLAMVIRPIDLYKIKGIERDPMKLETLYNQGYRDVTARFDELLDFLQK, translated from the coding sequence ATGAAGAGCGGACTGGTATTGGAGGGCGGTGGCATGCGCGGAGTTTATACCGGTGGCGTTCTTGAAAAGCTATTAGAAGAAGGGATTTTCGTCGATTATGTAATAGGGGTTTCAGCAGGAGCCTGCCATGCGTCTTCCTATATTTCCAGACAAAACGGCCGTAATCGGGAAGTGACCATCGGCTATGTCAACCATCCGGAATATATCTCAGTTAAGAATTTTCTGGTAAAGCGGGAGCTCTTTGGGATGGACCTGATCTTTGATGAAATCCCGAACAGCCTGGTGCCTTTCGATTATGACCGTTTTAATGATGCGACAGAAGAGTTTGTAGTGGGTGCGACGGATTGTCTGACAGGAGGAGCGGTTTATTTTGAAAAGCCAAATCGGCCGGAAGACATGCTGGCAATTGTCAGAGCTTCAAGTTCTCTTCCCTTGATGTCGCACCCGGTGGAATTTGACGGTAAGTACTTAATGGACGGCAGTATTGCAGACCCACTTCCTATCCGTAAAGCGCTATCAGATGGTGTAACAAAGCCGATAATTGTTCTAACAAGAGAAAAAGGCTATCGAAAAAAAAGAAGTAGGTTTGCCAGAATCCTACCCGCATTTGTTAAGCAGTATCCAACTATCGCAAAAACAATGGAGAACCGGCATCTGTATTATAATGACACGATGGAGTTTATCGAACAATTGGAAAATCAAGGTCTAGCTATGGTGATAAGACCGATAGACCTGTATAAAATCAAAGGGATAGAACGGGATCCGATGAAGCTGGAAACCTTGTACAATCAAGGCTATCGAGATGTCACGGCCAGATTTGATGAACTGCTTGATTTTCTACAGAAATAA
- a CDS encoding SOS response-associated peptidase, giving the protein MCGRYSLLADYTVLIERFHIEETAFNEDDYSASYNVAPSQQVVAIVNDGDKNRLGKLKWGLIPPWAKDAKVGYKMINARSETAAEKPSFRNAFKKKRCLVVADSFYEWQRKNGEKIPIRIKLKTGEPFAFAALWESWKSPDGQTINSCSILTTGPNALMKSIHDRMPVILTKEGEKIWLDPDMDDVDTLKGLLKPYKAEDMEAYQVSEEVNSPKNNKPELIEKVG; this is encoded by the coding sequence TTGTGCGGAAGATATTCATTGCTTGCCGACTATACGGTTTTAATCGAACGCTTCCATATTGAAGAAACAGCGTTTAATGAAGATGACTATTCAGCCAGCTATAATGTCGCCCCTTCCCAGCAGGTAGTGGCGATTGTAAATGACGGGGACAAAAACCGGCTGGGCAAGCTCAAATGGGGACTGATTCCTCCATGGGCCAAAGACGCAAAAGTTGGCTATAAGATGATTAATGCCCGATCGGAGACAGCGGCAGAAAAACCCAGCTTCCGTAATGCCTTCAAAAAGAAGCGCTGTTTGGTGGTAGCGGACTCTTTTTATGAATGGCAGCGAAAAAACGGAGAAAAAATTCCAATACGCATCAAATTGAAAACGGGAGAACCTTTCGCTTTTGCTGCCCTCTGGGAATCGTGGAAATCTCCGGATGGCCAAACCATCAATAGTTGTTCCATATTGACGACGGGTCCAAACGCTTTGATGAAATCAATTCATGACCGGATGCCCGTTATCCTAACAAAAGAAGGAGAGAAAATTTGGCTAGATCCCGATATGGATGATGTTGATACATTAAAAGGTCTGCTGAAACCTTATAAAGCGGAAGATATGGAAGCTTACCAAGTATCTGAAGAAGTCAATTCGCCAAAAAATAATAAACCGGAATTGATTGAAAAAGTCGGTTGA